Below is a genomic region from Trichoderma asperellum chromosome 2, complete sequence.
GAAGAACATGCCCTACCTCAAGGCGGTCCTCAACGAGACGCTGCGCCTCTATCCCGCCGTCCCGTTCAACGTCCGCGTCGCCCTCAAGGACACGACCCTCCcccgcggcggcggcccggACGGCTCCGAGCCGCTCCCCGTGCTCAAGGACACGCCCGTCGGATACTCCACGCTCGTCATGCAGCGCCGCGCAGATCTATACCCCCCGGTCTCGGACACCTTCGCCGACCCGAGCGTCTTCAGCCCCGAGCGCTGGGCGGCGTGGCACCCGAAGCCGCACGACTACATCCCCTTCAACGCCGGCCCGCGGATCTGCATTGGGCAGCAGTTTGCCCTCACGGAGATGAGCTACACGCTGTGCCGCATCTTTCAGCGCTTCGAGCGGGTGCAGAGCTTCATGCATGAGATTGACGGCGGGGATCCGCTGCTAAAGTCGGATATTGTGCTGTCTCCGGGACAGGGAGTGCATGTGGCGTTCTGGGAGCCGAAGAAGGAGGCGTgaatgttatatatatatatatatacgaattgaaagagaagaggaattaatatatatatatatatataaaggaaagaaaagaaagaagtatgaaagagaagaggctgaaatTTATGATTTATGATTTGGAGAGACATATACATGAACACCTGCTCTCCTTCTTTGTTGAAACATGgtgtatttttctttacatAGGTATATTGTTAACTGAAATCAATTCATGCTATATCTCATATCCCTCCTTCGCCATTCTCAGCGGTATGATAAATGAAAACCGTAATATCACCACCCCTTGGTTATATGTAAATACCCCAAGtgaaacaaaaaagacaCTCTTCAGACGCGCTTTCAACCTTGCACGACCCTGGCTGTGTAATTCCAAACTAcaccacaaaaaaaaagaaacatcacattcacacacactctctctttGCATCACATCACTCCTTTCATTTTCTGCCAAAGCTATCCTTGACGGCCTGACCAAATCTCGCAATCGCCGCATTCATATTCTCGGGGCTTGCCGCAGCAAAAGTGGCACGGAAGTGCAAGCTCGGCAGAGGACCGGTATTCTCAGTAAGGAACCATGATCCTCGAGCGACGAGCACGCCGCCCTTGATGCACGAGTCGAAGATTTCCTGCTCGATTTCTAGGAGGCTGCGGGTGCCGGCGTTGGGGTGCTTGGTGTGGTCGACGGTGAACCATAGCTATAAGAGAAAAAGTGTTAGAATGTCCATCTCACCAAGTagctgcaaaaaaaaaaaaaaaaagtgtaaaTAGAAGGGGGGAGtgagacaagacaagacttACAAACATGCCGGCAGCGGGTGGCGTCCAGCTCACAAGATCCCGCGGTAGGTTGTCTTCACAGGCAGCCAGCAATgcgtctctcttcttggtgtACTCTAGTCTCAGATTCATCAGCCACCGCAGGTAGCCCTCGTGACCCCATGTCTCGTCTAGCAGCTTGTGGACGATGACTTGCGAGAAACCGCTCGGGCCCTGGCTGGCAACCTCGGCGTGGCGTTGGTATCTCTCGACAATCTGCTCCGAGGCGACGATCCAGCCCATTCGAGATCCCGGGACCAGGACCTTGGAGAGGGAGTCCATGCGCATGACTCGGCCATCGATGTCCATGCTGACATATGTAGGTATCAGAGAGGAAACAAACTCTTCGACGTTGTTGGGCGCCGGGGCATCGGGCTGGCCTCGGCCGGTGTAGGGCTGCATCTGGAGGAAGTAATAGGGTTCATCctcgaggatgaagatgtcgtGCTTCTGCGCAACTCGGTAAATGGCTTGCCTTCTCTCCGTGCCTTGGGTTGCTCCCGTTGGGTTTTGTCCCGAGGGGACGGTATATAGAAGATGAGGCTTCCTGGATCCCCTGGCTTTGGCGTCCCAATTGGTGAGCAGCTCGTCCATGGCCTCGGGGATAAGTCCTTGCTCGTCAACGGGGATGCCGTAGGCCTTGACGCCCAAGGGAGCAATCGTTTCCAGGGCTGTTGAGAAACTGAAATCCTCCGTCAAGACCGAGTCGCCACGGTCCTTGTCCAAAAACATGCGCAGCGCCTGTTCCAATGCTCCGGTGCTGCCAATGGTCTGGCAGATTCTCCAATCGGCGTAAGGCGGATTGCAGACAATTTCCGTGTGCTCAGTCAGGAACCGCATCATCTGAGCAGAACCCGTGGACTGGCCGTAGTTGAGCGCAATGGAGAGGTCATAGGTGCCGTCGCGATCACGGACGTCGTACTTGCCAATGGTGACATTCTGCCCGTGTCTAGCAGTCGCCTTCTCCGAAAAGTCGGGCGGCATAGCTACTTTCATGTCGATTTCACTGAGGGGGAACAGCTCGCTGGAGGgcaggccgccgccgagggAGATGAGTCCCGGCTGTTTTAGGTGTTTGGCTGCCTGCTTGAGAGAACAGGGCTCTCTCGACTTGCTCTCTGCACTGAGATGATCTACATGTTTATTTTCAAGTTAGCCAAAGAATTTCACAACGCCCAGATGAGCCATCGTTGTGTTGGCAGAAGATACTGATGGACAGCAAACATACCATCCCATCGTTTCGCTCTTGGCTTCCCAGCTTGCTAAAACGAGAGACAAGGTTAGCTCCCGCTCTTTACTAATGAGTGTAATGTATCCACGCTACACATACAGATCCCTTGAACATGTCGCTGTCAGATGCTGCAGCAATGCCTGCTACCAGCTTGCCCGCCTTGGCTCTCCTCGCGGCGATATCACGGAGTACTGAGGGCGAGTGCTCTACTTCGTGTGTGGCGGGCTGTGCAGCGGCCGCTGCTTCGGCGCTGTTGAGATGGCTTGACCTGCTGTACAGTGATCTGGCTGCGCGGGAGGAGATCGTGGCGGCGCCATTACGGGAAGCTGAAAGAGCCCGGAGTCGGGCAGCTTTGGCGATGGGCTGCATGGTGGCGGCTTGGATGCTTACAGCTTCACCTGTTGTGGgtgtatatataggtatatataggGATATATATGCTTATCAGCTCTGTGACCCGGTAATTGCCACTGCGTCGACGGTGTTGGTTCAGTGTGTGGTCTATATGATTTCTTATTCTTCGGCAAGTGAGATGAAGAATGTGAGAATAGGTAATTATAAACCTGGTGGAACAGAACACTGGCGGGCAGTGTGTGGTGAAGAAAGGGAGGTGAGAGTAGAGGTGTATAAGAGTATTTGATTGGGCTCAAAGTGGCCCCCCGGAGCTGATAACGAGCTGGTGCCCCTCTAAGTTCCCCCAATCATTAGTTTGGCGATAATGCAGTAAAGCTGGCCTCCGTGCCGGCATTTGTCAACCGCCTCCATAATAATTGTCATTTTACGCGATGGTTTGGGGAATGGCAGCCGGCGCCGGGATCGGGGTTCCGCCGTCTGTAGCCGCCAGTATCCCCCAGCTGGAACGGCACTGGCGGGGGCTTCTCCAACTCGAGCGTTTTGGCGCCTCACCGGACCTCTGGGACTGTGCTGTGGCCCGCTTATTACGTACACAATGGCGCGCCCTAGCAGCAACATGAAGCTGTTAGACGGCCGTTCTGGGGGTTTAGTGGGAGGTGGGGCAGATCGGGATGCCTGTAGCGTGCATTGGATACTGCCCAAGTAGGCAGTAATACTGAGATGCTCGGTGTTGGATCAGTGTCTTGGACATCCGACAGCGGCAAGCAATCCATCTGCGGAGAAGCATGATATCTAGTAGCAGTTAGGATCAGATGCCACGATAGGAAAGCGTCTTGGCAGATACTCACAGTACTTGTACATGGCAGTAGCAACATTCTATTGTAGATGCCAACACTCAGCAGCTCAAAGCAGATTAGCAGCGATATAGTATCAGTGTCTGatgcagtagcagcagcaacatcacTTACACGTATAGGAAGGCGTatgctattactattactgcGTCTCTCCACAGCCCCGGTGGCATCATCACTCGTATGTACGAGAGCCTTGCCTTGGCGATTCCTGGATCATCGGCCCTTTTCGATTGGTCCATCTTCGTTAGAGCTCATCGTGCCGTGTGTAGCTTTCATCGGTGTATTATTAGCTCTGACCAGCTTCTGTCGATCTGGGTCGAGATATGACAGAGCGACATTCTCCTACAACATGCCTAAGCTCTAgctgatatatatatatttttcccGCATTTAAACTGGCCATTATTATCGATTCCCTCTTCTTACTTTGCATTTGAATTTGGATTGCTTGCTTTGCTAaggcttctcttccattttGTCTTTACAATAAGCTTTGTGGCTCTACTCTATACCAGGCGGTCAAATACCAGCGCATCGTTTCCCATTGATTATGTAATGCGTCCAGAGAGCTTCCCCATGTGATGAAGCCTCCCTGCCAACTTGCCATGCAGCGACAACCTGTCAAAACAGCAAAATACCCGCACTCACATTGCAACAATCAGGCGCCAGCGAGCCCAATGGCTCTGTCATGAACCGTAGCGAACAGAAATGACCGAACATTTGCGCCGTGAACCCCCGACATCGAAGCGCTGAGGAGACTCGGCTTCCGCCATGTATTGGCCCATCGGAACTCCGCGCGTCTatgccaccagcagcagcagagcttcgGATTCGAACATATATGTTTCATACGATGGCCTGCAGAGCCATTCAGGATCCTCAGTGGCATCGCCGCAGCCCGACTCCAGTGCGCAGCCGCTCAAATCACCCACGCCAGAAGAATCCGACGATGCGCAGCCTCCACCAACACCCATGACACCGGCCACGCCGGCTGTCAAGCCAGTCGAACGCTATGAGTTCTTCCCAGACGGCGGCGCTGCGAAAGACCATGCCGCCGAAGACAGGAGGGTGCCCGTAAAGGACCCCGTGCTTGCGCTGCGCATTGCCCGCACCGGCCAGATGTTTGCCGTCATCACGGCGACGTCAATCACGCTCTGGCAGACCAAGGTATGTTGGTCGCATGGCCGGATTCCATTGCTCTCTTGGCTAATCCCCCACAGCCTGCAGTGGTCCTCGCTGTAGTAGTTCGATCCGACTCGTCCTTGGAATCCTATGGCATCAACGTCGACCTTCTACTGCGCCCCGATTCTGCCATCTTAGTGGTGCACACATCTAAAGGATATCTCATTACTTATTCGATAGCCTCTGATGGCGAATCAAGAGTCTATAAACCACATTTTCCAAACTATCACAACGtacaaaagagaaagcagagcCTCATTGGCCCGCAGTCTCACCTGCGACCCGACCAGATTCTGTGGGGGCCGGGAGAGGGCGGAGGGGTTCGCGATGTCAGCGTTCGCTTCCGCATGGTTATCAAAGTTGATGCCGGGATAGAGAGTGCTCTAGCCCTTGACGATGAGCTAGTTGTTGCAACAAGAAAGCCTGCCGCAGTACAATGCATCCGCTGGACACCCGACAGCAGTGGGAATCAAACTCGGACAGAGATCTTGAGTCGCATGGGCTGGGTAGAGAAAAAGGCATCCATCGTGGAAATGACCCATGATCGGCCGATGAATCTGGCCACCTGGATTACAAGCGATGGGAGAGCGTACGCGGTTCAGCGCCTGCAACGTAAAAGCACaaacgaagatgaagcagaagGTGCTGACGCAAAGCGCCTCTTCAAGGGGCATTGCTTCTATACTCCACAGGATTCGAGAGGACGTGCCGTGCGCGCCGTGATTAACGCTCGGTTCTCACTCATCGCTGTTGGCTGCGCGGACGGCACAATCCACGTTTACTCTGTCCGAGACTACGCAGGCAACATTGTGCATTCTCACGCCCATCGTATGCCCTTCTCCACGGCGACGGCTGGCGTCTTTACAACCCTGACATACTCACCCGATGGGTACTGCCTCTTCGCGGGCTTCGAAAAAGGCTGGTGCACTTGGAGCATGTTTGGCAAGCTAGGAAGCCACAGCTTTGGAGCTGAGCCCAGCGTCGCAACAATGAATGGTGAACAATGGCTTACGGGGATCAGAGGCGCAGTTTGGGCTGGCGGAGGCTCCGAAATTTTTCTACTGGGGCGTCGGCATGAAGCTATATGGTCACTTGAGATGGCAAAAAACGCAATTACCGGTTGTTACAACGAAGCCAATGTCTTTCGTACGGTGCTCCAAACGCCGACCAGCGTTATGATATACCGGGGTTATGATCTTCCCGACCTGACGAGCATCTCCGCCGAGCCCTTCTTATGGCATACTTCAAGAATACCATCAACATATCTACTCAACCAGTGGCCGATTCGCCAGACCGTCATTTCTCCGGACGGACGCTATGTTGCTGTCGCCGGTCGCCGGGGACTGGCGCACTACAGCGTCAACAGCGGACGATGGAAGACCTTTACTGATGAGGCGATGGAAAACTCATTCTCAGTCCGGGGAGGTATGTGTTGGTATCAACATATCCTAGTTGCGGCGATAGAAGACAACCGGACGTTTGAGCTGCGGCTCTATTCGCGCGAGGCGGCGCTGGACAACTCCCATGTGTTGCACACCGAGCGGCTGCCCGCGCCCGTGGTGCTGATTGCGGCATCTGGGGAAGATTCCCTTCTCGTATATACCTACGAGAATCTCTTGTACCACTACATTTTTGTGCCAGCCGGCGGGTCGGTTCGTTTGGTTCAAGTCGGCCAGATTGCATTTCACGGAATTGTGCGGTCTCCTGCCAGAGTTCGAGGACTCAGCTGGATCTTGCCAGACAGCCAGATCAGCGACGGAGACCCTTCCCAGGACGTGGCCGTTGCGTCTGTTCTCTTTTTAGTCGACGGCAAGCTGGTATTGCTGAGCCCTTCGATGAATGAAGATGGCCAGCTCAAGTACGATATGCGTATCGTTGCGCAGAATGTAGAATACCATGTGAGCATGCGAGATCAGCCTCCCATCAACATCACCCATTCCCCTGAAGAGACTCAGCTGCGCTATGGTCCGCTTGCTCTCCGCGATTCTCTGTGGCTGTTTGACGGAATGGAGATCAAAGCATGGGCCGATATTCATGGCGTCCTGACGGCAGCGACGGGTGATAACGGGAGAGAACTACCACCACCGGTATCCATAGATGTCGACTTTTATCCACTGTCCATCCTGTTAGAGAAGGGCATTGTCCTTGGCGTGGAATCAGACCTAGTGCAACGGCGCGATGtgaacttttctttctttcactTCGCAATCAGGGTAAGTGGGCGGAAATCACTCTGGCCGGCTTTCATTTGGTATGGCACGCTCTTAAATGCTGACTTGACTGGATTTCATAGACGCATCTCGTCCTACCAGACGTACTACGGTTCTATCTTTGCAACAACATGACGGTCGAAGCGGCAAATCTCTCTCAGCAGTATGAAGGATTAGAGTACTTTTCCCACGGACTGGAAGTGCTGCTTCATCGTGTGTTGGATGAAGAAGCTGATACGTCACCGAAGCCGGAAGATGCTGTATTGCCGCGTGTTTTGTCTCTACTGTCATCTTCTAAGGAATACCTTGACATCGTTCTACAGTGCACGAGGAAGACAGAAGTCCGACAGTGGAAGACACTTTTCGCATATCTCCCTCCAGCACAAGAGCTGTTTGAGGAATCTTTGCAGAGAGGATCGCTCAAGACTGCGGGCGGATATCTCATCATCCTACACACActggatgagctggaggCTTCCCTGGAGCAGTCAGTCCGAGTTCTGACAAGGGCAGTCAGAGAGGGCGACTGGGAATTATGCAAAGAGCTTGCGAGATTCCTGGCTGCTATGGACGAGACTGGAGAGACGCTCAAAGAAGCCATGAAGATGGCAAACGTTGGCGTGGCTCGGACCTCTCGAGATGGCATCTCAAGCAGACTTGAGCTTCCCGCAACTGGACTGGGGTTTATTAATGGGAGCAGCAAGAACAGTAGCGGAGACGATGGCGAAACAACATCTGGTATGCGGTCTCCTAGTGATGCCGGCAGTATGGGCTCGACAATCAGTCCTTTAGATGGATGAAAGAGGGGGGAAATAGACGACTGTGAATCTGACTATAGAGCAAGACGGCACAGGCAACGTTGGCGCTGTCACACGATGGCTATATGGTCATTACGATGAGgatgtgtttttttttatcctagATAGTTATCGTTTCTTTATGGGCCCGAGTTGGCGAAACGGATGAGGTGTAGGCCTTGATTTGGATAGCAAAAGGTAAAGCCAGCAACCTGATGGGGTGTGTAAGAGGATACCTCGTGCTTACCAGTGTATATACGGCTGATGTATTCACCATTTTGCTCGTTCcactctccttctccttctaaTTAATAACAGCAACGTGCCCACTATGCTACGTAGAATCTACACCCTACACCATGCCAGCTAGAGTGTTCCTTGTTTCTGCACCAAGCGTGCGTCGTGTCACGACCTCTGGAGGAGATGCCATGTGCGGAGCATGGCATATGACAAGGCTAGCAGACCGGCAGCTCCATGCATTAGCACCAAGTGAGATCTGACGAATGGTGTATTTTGGAATACATCTGGTCCCGTAAGATGCTCACCGAAACTACCAAGCACTGCTTTGCCTCCCATTTCCATGTCTGATGCCTGTTTCGACGTTCAAGCCACCGACCAGCACCACAGCTGATTGTTAGCCACAGCTGCCAGCAGCGCTCGACACTAGCCGCCCCAGTCACGTTATCGCCCAAACAACCAATCCCCCGTACCCCACCATCGCTGGCAGACTGCCGctcaccaccgccgctgccaaagtCGAGATACGTCAAACCTGGGCTTGGGCAAAAACTGAACGCGGCGCCACCGTTGCCCTCTCGAATCCCCCGCCTCCCGATCGTTGTCTCACGGCCGTTGCCATCGGCTGATACCGCGACCGCCGCCTCCCTTGTCCACGACCGGTCGGCCATTCTACCGCCTCGAGTCCAGTCGTAGCGCTTGCTGCCCATTGCTGCAgcctcgtttttttttctacctcGTGCTGCTTCTTTGTTCCGCGTTTCCCTGCTACATACGATGGATGAGTACGCGAGCGAGTCCGATAGTGACTACACCAGCTACTGGAGAGACTGGGTAAGTCGCTTCTGCTGCCTGCACCTGTTTATTTGCTCTCTATCGCTCCCTGTCCCTCCAATCTGTTGCCATGGGGCCCAATATAGCTCTGCCGGCTTCGGTGCCGGCGGTGTTTGCTGGTCCACGGCTGGGAACGGAGGGATAGGATAGAGCGCGTGGTGCCATTATGGCACggaaacaacaacaaaagaaTACATCGGATCAGACCAAAGCTGACGCGCTACCATGTGCGCAGTTCATTTCATCCAGAGGCAATGAGTATTTCTGCGAGATCGACGAGGACTATCTAACGGATCGCTTCAACCTGACGGGCCTCAACACAGAAGTCCAGTACTACCAATATGCGCTGGACCTGGTGACGGATGTCTTCGACCTCGACTGCGACGATGACATGCGCGAGACGATTGAGAGCTCAGCCCGACACCTGTACGGCCTGGTGCACGCGCGATACATTGTAACCACACGCGGTCTGACGAAAATGGTACTGTTTCCCTCTCTATCATCGCCTTGATCTGTCCCCCCATCTCTCCCCCtaatcaatttttttttgggggggggatCCTGAACCGTCTCTTTTTATGTCGACAGGATGCTAACTATGCGCTCCTTTGACAGCTCGACAAGTACAAGAAGGCAGAATTTGGCAAATGCCCTCGCGTCAACTGCCACTCTCACCCCTTGCTCCCCATGGGCCTCTCCGATATCCCTAACCTTAAGCCTGTCAAGCTCTACTGCGCCCGCTGCGAGGACCTCTACAACCCCAAATCCTCGCGCCACGCCTCTATCGACGGAGCCTACTTCGGCACCTCCTTCCACAACATCATCTTCCAGGTCTACCCCGCCCTCATCCCCTCCAAAAGCATCGAGCGGTACATCCCCCGCGTCTACGGGTTCAAGGTGCACGCCGCCGCGGCGCTGGTGCGGTGGCAGGACCTCAAGAGAGACGATATGCGGAGGAGGCTGCGCAAGCTGGAGATTGAGTCCGGCTTCAGAGAGGAGCAgatggatgacgaggaggaagaggaggaagacgatgtTGAGTTTGAGGGAGTGGACGGAGCTAATACCAACACAAACATGAGACTGATTGAGGGACCAATGTGATtaggaggagaaggacaaAACGaaccaaaacaaaaaagagggggggaTGAAAGAGACACAcgctcaaaaaaaaaaaaaaaaaaaagaaaaaaagaaaaggcattaACAAATACTTCTGGGAAAGGAATAAGGAAATATGGTTCTTTTATTTCACGAATGGCAATGAAAGGGTTGGAAAAACGAGATTAAAAACAAACAGAATCATGATGC
It encodes:
- the CKB2 gene encoding casein kinase 2 regulatory subunit — encoded protein: MDEYASESDSDYTSYWRDWFISSRGNEYFCEIDEDYLTDRFNLTGLNTEVQYYQYALDLVTDVFDLDCDDDMRETIESSARHLYGLVHARYIVTTRGLTKMLDKYKKAEFGKCPRVNCHSHPLLPMGLSDIPNLKPVKLYCARCEDLYNPKSSRHASIDGAYFGTSFHNIIFQVYPALIPSKSIERYIPRVYGFKVHAAAALVRWQDLKRDDMRRRLRKLEIESGFREEQMDDEEEEEEDDVEFEGVDGANTNTNMRLIEGPM